A section of the Streptomyces sp. V3I8 genome encodes:
- a CDS encoding cysteine dioxygenase, producing MSVSPSVPTSAPVSAGSPAPTAAGAPTQAELLEFVRRTAADTELIASLPLDPEGRTWVRLDGPGGSEAWLIGWPPGTGTGWHDHAESVGAFLTASGELKENSLVARLPTDGWQTLELTEGIDRERRLSAGKGRAFGRHHVHEVLNESTEEHAVSVHAYYPPLPRIRRYSRTGQVLRLEQVERPEDWQ from the coding sequence GTGTCTGTGTCACCCTCTGTTCCCACTTCCGCTCCCGTCTCCGCCGGTTCCCCGGCTCCCACCGCGGCCGGTGCTCCCACTCAGGCCGAACTGCTGGAGTTCGTGCGCCGTACGGCCGCCGACACCGAGCTGATCGCCTCCCTCCCGCTCGACCCCGAGGGCCGGACGTGGGTACGCCTCGACGGTCCCGGGGGCAGCGAGGCCTGGCTCATCGGCTGGCCGCCCGGCACGGGCACCGGCTGGCACGACCACGCCGAGTCGGTGGGCGCGTTCCTCACCGCGTCGGGTGAGCTCAAGGAGAACTCGCTCGTCGCGCGACTGCCCACCGACGGCTGGCAGACCCTCGAACTGACCGAGGGGATCGACCGCGAACGGCGGCTGTCGGCGGGCAAGGGCCGTGCTTTCGGGCGCCACCACGTGCACGAGGTGCTCAACGAGTCCACCGAGGAGCACGCCGTCTCCGTACACGCGTACTACCCGCCGCTGCCGCGGATCCGTCGCTACAGCCGCACCGGCCAGGTCCTGCGCCTGGAGCAGGTCGAGCGCCCCGAGGACTGGCAGTGA